Proteins co-encoded in one Brassica oleracea var. oleracea cultivar TO1000 chromosome C4, BOL, whole genome shotgun sequence genomic window:
- the LOC106338278 gene encoding uncharacterized protein LOC106338278, translating into MEMHMRTTVSGSTSQEENNELMALSLNPLDEKREAARLRNWFYQQDVARTRDKSTWNAKHGQEAARPKRLLLGTDEISFTAKEQEKVLTPHHDALVISLTVANCLVKRILVDNGSAGITEGINMSTKFLVNDRDSSYNMILGRPWIHGMGAVPLTLHQMVKFRTPWGLKVIRGDQEYSRSCYQTTLKGKTKVI; encoded by the exons ATGGAGATGCACATGAGAACAACAGTCTCAGGGTCTACCTCCCAGGAGGAGAACAACGAGCTGATGGCGCTGAGCCTCAACCCACTCGACGAAAAAAGAGAGGCCGCTCGGCTAAGAAACTGGTTCTACCAGCAAGACGTCGCCAGGAC CCGCGACAAAAGCACCTGGAACGCCAAGCACGGCCAAGAGGCAGCCAGGCCAAAACGCCTGCTCCTAGGTACGGACGAAATAAGTTTCACGGCCAAGGAGCAGGAGAAAGTTCTCACCCCACATCACGACGCCCTGGTCATATCGCTAACTGTAGCGAACTGCCTGGTGAAAAGGATACTGGTGGATAACGGAAGCGCCGGTATCACTGAAGGGATCAATATGTCAACCAAGTTCCTTGTCAATGACCGTGATTCATCCTACAATATGATCCTAGGACGGCCCTGGATTCACGGCATGGGGGCCGTCCCTTTGACTCTTCACCAGATGGTGAAATTTCGTACACCCTGGGGCCTAAAGGTGATCAGAGGAGATCAAGAGTATTCCCGCTCCTGCTACCAGACTACTCTGAAGGGAAAGACCAAGGTCATATAA